CCGGTCACGATCTCAAAGATCTCTACAACTTGCTGGAACAGACCGAAGGCACGGGCGTTAATGTCTACACTCACGGCGAAATGCTGCCTGCCCACGGCTACCCGGAGCTGCGTAAATTCAAGCATCTGGTCGGTAACTACGGCAGCGGCTGGCAGAATCAGCAAGTAGAGTTCGCTCGCTTCCCTGGCCCTATCGTGATGACTTCGAACTGCATCATCGACCCAACCGTAGGGGCTTATGACGATCGTATCTGGACCCGCAGCATCGTTGGCTGGCCGGGTGTGCGTCATCTGGATGGTGATGATTTCTCAGCAGTTATTGCCCAGGCACAACAAATGGCGGGCTTCCCGTACAGCGAAATTCCGCACCTGATCACCGTGGGCTTTGGTCGTCAGACGCTGCTTGGCGCGGCGGATACGCTGATTGATCTGGTGAGCCGTGAAAAACTGCGTCATATCTTTCTGCTTGGTGGCTGTGACGGCGCACGCGGCGAGCGCCACTACTTCACCGATTTCGCCACCAGCGTACCGGATGACTGCCTGATCCTGACCCTCGCCTGCGGTAAATATCGCTTTAACAAACTTGAGTTCGGCGATATCGAAGGTCTGCCGCGTCTGGTAGATGCTGGTCAATGTAACGATGCTTACTCAGCGATTATTCTGGCTGTCACTTTGGCAGAAAAACTGGGCTGCGGTGTCAACGATCTGCCGTTGTCGCTGGTACTCTCCTGGTTCGAGCAAAAAGCGATTGTTATTCTGCTGACGCTGCTTTCTTTGGGCGTGAAAAATATCGTTACCGGCCCGACTGCACCTGGCTTCCTGACGCCAGACCTGCTGGCGGTACTGAACGAGAAATTCGGCCTGCGTTCTATCACCACTGTTGAAGAGGACATGAAGCAACTGTTGAGCGCGTAAGGAGTTTGTCGATGACGATGCCAACCAATCAATGCCCGTGGCGGATGCAGGTTCATCACATTACGCAAGAAACGCCGGATGTGTGGACGATTTCCCTGATTTGCCACGATTACTACCCGTATCGCGCCGGGCAATATGCGCTGGTCAGCGTGCGTAACTCAGCGGAAACGCTGCGTGCTTACACCATTTCCTCCACGCCAGGCGTGAGTGAATACATCACTCTGACCGTGCGGCGGATTGATGACGGTGTCGGTTCCCAGTGGCTGACCCACGATGTAAAACGCGGTGACTACCTCTGGCTTTCGGACGCGATGGGGGAATTTACCTGCGACGATAAAGCAGAAGATAAATTCCTGTTGCTGGCAGCCGGCTGCGGCGTCACACCGATTATGTCGATGCGTCGCTGGCTGGCGAAAAATCGCCCGCAGGCGGATGTGCAGGTGATCTACAACGTGCGTACGCCGCAGGATGTTATTTTCGCCGATGAATGGCGTGACTATCCGGTGACACTGGTGGCGGAAAATAACGTTACCGAGGGTTTCGTTGCCGGACGTCTGACACGTGAACTGCTGACAAGCGTTCCTGATTTAGCCTCGCGTACTGTGATGACCTGTGGCCCGGCTCCGTATATGGATTGGGTAGAGCAGGAAGTGAAAGCGCTCGGCGTGACGCGTTTCTTTAAAGAGAAGTTCTTTACGCCAGTGGCGGAAGCAGCAACCAGCGGTCTGAAATTCACCAAACTGCAACCGGCGCAAGAATTTTACGCACCTGTTGGCACGACACTGCTGGAGGCGCTGGAAAGCAATAAAGTTCCGGTTGTCGCCGCCTGCCGTGCGGGTGTTTGCGGCTGCTGTAAAACGAAGGTGGTTTCCGGTGAATATACGGTGAGCAGCACGATGACGCTGACCGACGCCGAAATCGCTGAAGGTTATGTACTGGCCTGCTCCTGCCATCCGCAGGGGGATTTGGTTCTCGCGTAATCGTATTATGCCCGATGATATACCTGTCATCGGGCAGTTTAACCGTTAGTGCCTCATTTTTCTCCCACCCCATCCCCCTCCGTCAGATGAACTAAACTTGTTACCGTTATCACATTCAGGAGATGGAGAACCATGAAACAAACGGTTGCAGCTTATATCGCCAAAACACTCGAATCAGCAGGGGTAAAACGCATTTGGGGAGTGACTGGCGACTCTCTGAACGGTCTTAGCGACAGTCTTAATCGCATGGGCACCATAGAGTGGATGTCCACCCGTCATGAAGAAGTGGCGGCCTTTGCCGCTGGCGCTGAAGCCCAACTTAGCGGAGAACTGGCGGTCTGCGCCGGATCATGCGGACCTGGCAACCTGCACTTAATCAACGGTTTGTTCGATTGTCACCGTAATCACGTTCCGGTACTGGCAATTGCCGCTCATATCCCTTCCAGCGAAATTGGCAGCGGCTATTTCCAGGAAACCCACCCCCAAGAGTTATTCCGCGAATGTAGCCATTATTGCGAGCTGGTTTCCAGCCCGGAGCAGATCCCACAAGTGCTGGCGATTGCTATGCGCAAAGCGGTATTAAATCGTGGCGTTTCGGTTGTCGTTTTACCGGGCGACGTGGCGCTAAAACCTGCGCCGGAAGGAGCAACCACACACTGGTATCACGCCCCCTTACCCGTTGTCACACCTGAAGAAGAAGAGTTACGCAAACTGGCGCAACTGCTGCGTTACTCAAGCAATATCGCCCTGATGTGCGGTAGCGGCTGCGCGGGGGCGCATAAAGAGCTCGTCGAGTTTGCCGGAAAAATTAAAGCGCCAATTGTTCATGCCCTGCGCGGTAAAGAACATGTCGAATACGATAATCCGTATGATGTCGGAATGACGGGATTAATCGGCTTCTCGTCAGGTTTTCATACCATGATGAACGCCGACACGTTAGTGCTGCTCGGCACCCAATTCCCCTACCGTGCGTTCTACCCGACCGATGCCAAAATTATTCAGATTGATATCAACCCGGCCAGCATCGGCGCGCACAGTAAGGTGGATATGGCACTGGTCGGTGATATCAAATCGACTCTGCGTGCATTGCTGCCTTTAGTGGAAGAAAAAACCGATCGCAAATTCCTTGATAAAGCGCTGGAAAATTACCGCGATGCCCGTAAAGGGCTGGACGATTTAGCCAAACCTAGCGAGAAAGCGATTCACCCGCAATATCTGGCGCAGCAAATTAGCCATTTTGCTGCCGATGACGCCATTTTCACCTGTGATGTCGGCACACCAACGGTATGGGCGGCGCGTTATCTGAAAATGAACGGCAAGCGCCGCCTGTTAGGTTCGTTTAACCACGGTTCAATGGCCAACGCCATGCCGCAGGCGCTGGGTGCTCAGGCGACAGAGCCAGAACGTCAAGTGGTCGCCATGTGCGGTGATGGTGGTTTCAGTATGTTGATGGGCGATTTTCTCTCAGTGGTACAAATGAAGCTGCCAGTGAAAATTATCGTCTTTAACAACAGCGTGCTGGGCTTTGTAGCGATGGAGATGAAAGCCGGAGGCTACCTGACTGACGGCACCGAACTGCACGACACCAACTTTGCCCGCATTGCTGAAGCGTGCGGTATTACGGGCATCCGCGTAGAAAAAGCCGCTGAAGTCGATGAAGCCTTGCAACGCGCCTTTTCCATCGACGGCCCGGTGCTGGTGGATGTGGTAGTCGCGAAAGAAGAGTTAGCCATTCCGCCGCAGATCAAACTCGAACAGGCCAAAGGATTTAGCCTGTATATGTTGCGCGCAATCATCAGCGGACGCGGTGACGAAGTGATCGAACTGGCGAAAACGAACTGGCTAAGGTAAAAAGGGTGGCATTTCCTGTCATAAATAAGGACATGCCATGATTGATTTACGCAGTGATACCGTTACCCGACCGAGCCGCGCCATGCTCGAAGCAATGATGGCCGCCCCGGTTGGGGACGACGTTTACGGAGACGACCCTACCGTTAATGCTCTGCAGGACTATGCGGCAGAGCTTTCCGGGAAAGAAGCCGCCATTTTTCTGCCTACCGGCACTCAGGCCAACCTGGTCGCTCTGCTCAGTCACTGCGAACGCGGCGAAGAGTATATTGTCGGTCAGGCCGCGCATAACTATCTGTTTGAAGCCGGTGGCGCAGCGGTGCTGGGCAGTATTCAGCCGCAACCCATCGATGCTGACGCCGACGGTACGCTACCGCTGGATAAAGTCGCCATGAAAATCAAACCCGACGATATCCATTTCGCCCGCACCAAATTACTCAGTCTGGAAAACACCCACAATGGAAAAGTGCTGCCGCGGGAATACCTGAAAGAAGCATGGGAATTTACTCGCGAGCGCAATCTGGCACTGCATGTTGACGGTGCGCGCATCTTTAATGCCGTGGTGGCTTACGGCTGCGAACTGAAAGAGATCACGCAATATTGTGATTCGTTCACCATTTGTCTGTCGAAAGGTCTTGGTACGCCAGTCGGTTCATTACTGGTCGGCAATCGTGATTACATTAAACGCGCCATCCGCTGGCGGAAAATGACTGGCGGCGGGATGCGTCAATCCGGCATTCTGGCTGCCGCAGGGATGTATGCGTTGAAAAATAACGTCGCACGCTTGCAGGAAGACCACGACAACGCAGCCTGGATGGCGGAGCAGTTGCGTGAAGCAGGCGCGGATGTGATGCGTCAGGACACCAATATGCTGTTTGTTCGCGTCGGACAAGAAAATGCTGCCGCGTTAGGCGAATACATGAAAGCGAGAAACATACTGATTAACGCCTCGCCGATTGTCCGCCTGGTAACCCATCTCGATGTCTCGCGTGAACAACTGGCAGAAGTCGCAGCCCACTGGCGCACTTTCCTGGCGCGTTAAGGAGCGAAACGTGCCGCAACGCATTTTAGTTCTCGGTGCCAGTGGCTACATTGGTCAGCATCTGGTGCACGCGCTTAGCCAACAAGGGCATCAGATCCTGGCGGCGGCACGTCACGTCGACAGGCTTGAAAAGCTGCAACTGGCAAACGTCAGTTGCCATAAAGTCGATCTCAGCTGGCCGGATAACCTTCCGGCCCTGTTGCAGAATATCGATACCGTCTATTTTCTGGTGCACAGCATGGGCGAAGGCGGCGATTTTATCGCTCAGGAGCGCCAGGTGGCTCTTAACGTCCGCGATGCGCTGCGCGAAGCACCGGTTAAACAATTAATCTTTCTCAGTTCATTGCAGGCCCCGCCTCACGAGCAGTCGGACCATCTGCGCGCCCGTCAGGCTACGGCGGATATTCTTCGTGAAGCGGGTGTCCCAGTGACCGAATTGCGCGCCGGAATTATCGTTGGTGCAGGTTCAGCAGCGTTCGAAGTCATGCGCGATATGGTCTACAACCTGCCAGTGTTAACACCGCCACGCTGGGTTCGTTCACGCACCACGCCCATCGCGCTGGAAAACTTGCTGCACTATCTGGTGGCGCTGTTAGATCATCCGGCCAGCGAACACCGCATCTTCGAAGCCGCCGGACCAGAGGTGCTCAGTTATCAACAACAGTTTGAACATTTTATGACGGTGAGCGGTAAGCGCCGCTGGTTAATCCCCATCCCCTTTCCCACCCGCTGGATTTCGGTGTGGTTTCTTAATGTGATTACCTCCGTACCGTCAACCACCGCCAAAGCGTTGATTCAGGGGCTGAAACATGATCTGCTGGCGGATGACACCGCGCTACGTGCACTCATTCCACAACAATTGATCGCTTTCGATGACGCGGTACGTCGCACCCTGAAAGAAGAAGAAAAACTGGTCAACTCCAGCGACTGGGGATACGACGCTCAGGCCTTTGCCCGCTGGCGACCGGAGTACGGTTATTTCGCCAAACAGGCGGGGTTTACCGTTAAAACGTCCGCCAGCCTTGCGGCTTTATGGCAGGTGGTGAATCAAATCGGCGGTAAAGAGCGTTATTTCTTTGGCAATATTTTGTGGCAAACCCGGGCGTTGATGGACCGCGCGATCGGTCATAAGCTGGCGAAAGGCCGCCCGGAGCGTGAATATTTGCAGACCGGAGATGCGGTGGATAGCTGGAAAGTGATTGTCGTTGAACCGGAAAAACAACTTACGCTGTTATTTGGCATGAAAGCGCCGGGGCTGGGACGACTGTGTTTTACCCTGGAAGATAAAGGTGACTATCGTACTATCGATGTTCGCGCATTCTGGCATCCGCACGGTATGCCGGGGCTGTTTTACTGGTTACTGATGATCCCCGCGCATCTGTTTATTTTTCGCGGAATGGCAAAACGAATCGCCAGACTGGCAGAACAAAGCACAGATTAATCGACAAAACCTGCGTTATTCTTTCACGTCTCCCATTGCATCAAGGGGGAAATCACGGAAGAATGCGCACGTCATTTTCTCAACAACAGTGGATTGATATGAAGGTACTGGTTACCGGCGCCACCAGCGGCTTAGGTCGAAACGCGGTAGAGTTTTTATGCCAGAAAGGCATCAGCGTGCGTGCGACCGGTCGCAACGAGGCAATGGGTAAATTGCTGGAAAAAATGGGCGCAGAGTTTGTTCCGGCGGATCTGACCGAGCTGGTCTCATCACAAGCTAAAGTGATGCTCGCAGGCATTGATACGTTGTGGCACTGCTCCAGCTTTACCTCTCCGTGGGGGACACAACAGGCTTTCGATCTGGCTAACGTTCGCGCCACTCGCCGTCTGGGTGAATGGGCTGTCGCCTGGGGAGTACGTAACTTTATTCATATCTCTTCCCCCTCCCTGTACTTCGATTATCACCACCATCGCGATATTAAAGAAGATTTTCGCCCTCACCGCTTCGCTAACGAGTTTGCCCGCAGCAAGGCGGCCAGCGAAGAAGTGATCAATATGCTTTCGCAGGCGAATCCACAAACACGCTTTACTATTTTACGCCCACAAAGTCTGTTCGGGCCGCACGATAAAGTCTTTATTCCCCGTCTGGCGCATATGATGCACCACTACGGCAGCATTCTGTTACCACACGGCGGCAGTGCGCTGGTCGATATGACGTACTATGAAAATGCCGTGCACGCCATGTGGCTGGCAAGTCAGGAAGCCTGCGATAAGCTGCCTTCCGGGCGAGCATATAACATTACCAACGGCGAGCATCGCACTCTACGCAGCATCGTGCAAAAACTGATCGACGAGTTGAATATTGATTGCCGTATTCGCTCGGTGCCTTACCCGATGCTGGACATGATCGCCCGCAGCATGGAGCGTTTAGGTCGCAAGTCAGCAAAAGAGCCGCCGCTGACCCACTACGGCGTCTCTAAGTTGAATTTTGACTTTACGCTGGATATGACGCGTGCACAGGAAGAATTAGGCTATCAGCCAGTCATCACTCTGGATGAAGGCATTGAGAAAACTGCTGCCTGGCTGCGCGACCACGGAAAACTGCCGCGCTAATCCTGCCCGTATTTCTCCAGCAACGCTTCGGCAATCGCCTGAGTTTCTGCATCCGCTTCGCCGTTGTATAACGTCGGGCGGAAATGCATCTGGAACGCCATAATCACGCGCCGCTGCTCGCGCGGTGTCATATCAGGTTTTACGTCATAACCATAGCGCGCCAACAGTTCCAGCAATGGCGCAGTATCTACTGGCGTGTGCGGCGCACGCCCGGCAAGGTAAAAGTTCACCCGCTGCGCATCTGGCCAGGCACCAATCCCCTGCTGCGCCAGTTGCTGCCAGGGGAATAACGGCCCCGGATCGTCTTTGCGCTGCGGCGCAATATCCGCATGCGCCACTACGTTTTCCGGCTTGATGTGATAACGGGCAATAATATCTTTCGCCAGCGGAATAAGCGCCTGAATCTGTGCCTGTTCAAACGGGGCAAAATATTTCACT
The nucleotide sequence above comes from Escherichia coli. Encoded proteins:
- the ybjS gene encoding NAD-dependent epimerase/dehydratase family protein, whose product is MKVLVTGATSGLGRNAVEFLCQKGISVRATGRNEAMGKLLEKMGAEFVPADLTELVSSQAKVMLAGIDTLWHCSSFTSPWGTQQAFDLANVRATRRLGEWAVAWGVRNFIHISSPSLYFDYHHHRDIKEDFRPHRFANEFARSKAASEEVINMLSQANPQTRFTILRPQSLFGPHDKVFIPRLAHMMHHYGSILLPHGGSALVDMTYYENAVHAMWLASQEACDKLPSGRAYNITNGEHRTLRSIVQKLIDELNIDCRIRSVPYPMLDMIARSMERLGRKSAKEPPLTHYGVSKLNFDFTLDMTRAQEELGYQPVITLDEGIEKTAAWLRDHGKLPR
- the amiD gene encoding N-acetylmuramoyl-L-alanine amidase AmiD → MRRVFWLVAAALLLAGCAGEKGIVEKEGYQLDTRRQAQAAYPRIKVLVIHYTADDFDSSLATLTDKQVSSHYLVPAVPPRYNGKPRIWQLVPEQELAWHAGISAWRGATRLNDTSIGIELENRGWQKSSGVKYFAPFEQAQIQALIPLAKDIIARYHIKPENVVAHADIAPQRKDDPGPLFPWQQLAQQGIGAWPDAQRVNFYLAGRAPHTPVDTAPLLELLARYGYDVKPDMTPREQRRVIMAFQMHFRPTLYNGEADAETQAIAEALLEKYGQD
- the hcr gene encoding NADH oxidoreductase, coding for MTMPTNQCPWRMQVHHITQETPDVWTISLICHDYYPYRAGQYALVSVRNSAETLRAYTISSTPGVSEYITLTVRRIDDGVGSQWLTHDVKRGDYLWLSDAMGEFTCDDKAEDKFLLLAAGCGVTPIMSMRRWLAKNRPQADVQVIYNVRTPQDVIFADEWRDYPVTLVAENNVTEGFVAGRLTRELLTSVPDLASRTVMTCGPAPYMDWVEQEVKALGVTRFFKEKFFTPVAEAATSGLKFTKLQPAQEFYAPVGTTLLEALESNKVPVVAACRAGVCGCCKTKVVSGEYTVSSTMTLTDAEIAEGYVLACSCHPQGDLVLA
- the ybjT gene encoding SDR family oxidoreductase, with translation MPQRILVLGASGYIGQHLVHALSQQGHQILAAARHVDRLEKLQLANVSCHKVDLSWPDNLPALLQNIDTVYFLVHSMGEGGDFIAQERQVALNVRDALREAPVKQLIFLSSLQAPPHEQSDHLRARQATADILREAGVPVTELRAGIIVGAGSAAFEVMRDMVYNLPVLTPPRWVRSRTTPIALENLLHYLVALLDHPASEHRIFEAAGPEVLSYQQQFEHFMTVSGKRRWLIPIPFPTRWISVWFLNVITSVPSTTAKALIQGLKHDLLADDTALRALIPQQLIAFDDAVRRTLKEEEKLVNSSDWGYDAQAFARWRPEYGYFAKQAGFTVKTSASLAALWQVVNQIGGKERYFFGNILWQTRALMDRAIGHKLAKGRPEREYLQTGDAVDSWKVIVVEPEKQLTLLFGMKAPGLGRLCFTLEDKGDYRTIDVRAFWHPHGMPGLFYWLLMIPAHLFIFRGMAKRIARLAEQSTD
- the poxB gene encoding ubiquinone-dependent pyruvate dehydrogenase, translating into MKQTVAAYIAKTLESAGVKRIWGVTGDSLNGLSDSLNRMGTIEWMSTRHEEVAAFAAGAEAQLSGELAVCAGSCGPGNLHLINGLFDCHRNHVPVLAIAAHIPSSEIGSGYFQETHPQELFRECSHYCELVSSPEQIPQVLAIAMRKAVLNRGVSVVVLPGDVALKPAPEGATTHWYHAPLPVVTPEEEELRKLAQLLRYSSNIALMCGSGCAGAHKELVEFAGKIKAPIVHALRGKEHVEYDNPYDVGMTGLIGFSSGFHTMMNADTLVLLGTQFPYRAFYPTDAKIIQIDINPASIGAHSKVDMALVGDIKSTLRALLPLVEEKTDRKFLDKALENYRDARKGLDDLAKPSEKAIHPQYLAQQISHFAADDAIFTCDVGTPTVWAARYLKMNGKRRLLGSFNHGSMANAMPQALGAQATEPERQVVAMCGDGGFSMLMGDFLSVVQMKLPVKIIVFNNSVLGFVAMEMKAGGYLTDGTELHDTNFARIAEACGITGIRVEKAAEVDEALQRAFSIDGPVLVDVVVAKEELAIPPQIKLEQAKGFSLYMLRAIISGRGDEVIELAKTNWLR
- the ltaE gene encoding low-specificity L-threonine aldolase gives rise to the protein MIDLRSDTVTRPSRAMLEAMMAAPVGDDVYGDDPTVNALQDYAAELSGKEAAIFLPTGTQANLVALLSHCERGEEYIVGQAAHNYLFEAGGAAVLGSIQPQPIDADADGTLPLDKVAMKIKPDDIHFARTKLLSLENTHNGKVLPREYLKEAWEFTRERNLALHVDGARIFNAVVAYGCELKEITQYCDSFTICLSKGLGTPVGSLLVGNRDYIKRAIRWRKMTGGGMRQSGILAAAGMYALKNNVARLQEDHDNAAWMAEQLREAGADVMRQDTNMLFVRVGQENAAALGEYMKARNILINASPIVRLVTHLDVSREQLAEVAAHWRTFLAR
- the hcp gene encoding hydroxylamine reductase, with product MFCVQCEQTIRTPAGNGCSYAQGMCGKTAETSDLQDLLIAALQGLSAWAVKAREYGIINNDVDSFAPRAFFSTLTNVNFDSPRIVGYAREAIALREALKAQCLAVDANARVDNPMADLQLVSDDLGELQRQAAEYTPNKDKAAIGENILGLRLLCLYGLKGAAAYMEHAHVLGQYDNDIYAQYHKIMAWLGTWPADMNALLECSMEIGQMNFKVMSILDAGETGKYGHPTPTQVNVKATAGKCILISGHDLKDLYNLLEQTEGTGVNVYTHGEMLPAHGYPELRKFKHLVGNYGSGWQNQQVEFARFPGPIVMTSNCIIDPTVGAYDDRIWTRSIVGWPGVRHLDGDDFSAVIAQAQQMAGFPYSEIPHLITVGFGRQTLLGAADTLIDLVSREKLRHIFLLGGCDGARGERHYFTDFATSVPDDCLILTLACGKYRFNKLEFGDIEGLPRLVDAGQCNDAYSAIILAVTLAEKLGCGVNDLPLSLVLSWFEQKAIVILLTLLSLGVKNIVTGPTAPGFLTPDLLAVLNEKFGLRSITTVEEDMKQLLSA